DNA from Brachyspira aalborgi:
GACTGTTGACTGTTGACTGTTGACTGTTGACGAATTTACTCACAATCTCATTCCTAAATTAAAATTAATATATAAAATATTATAACATATATTATATTTTTGTCAAGTATTTATTTAAATAAAATTACTTTATTTTTTACCAATTATTAAAGGCAGATAATCAAAAAATGAATAAATCGTTATTATCGTCACTATAAGCAAGCTATAATAAGTTATTGTATCAAAAGGCAGAAAATCAATAGAAGTAAATTTTAAAACTTTTATCAAAAATATTATTATAACGGCGGCGGCTCTCGAAGCGGTTTTTAATTTTCCGCTAAACTTTGCGGCGACCGCGAAACCTCTCAAACCTCCAAGAATTCTTATAAACATTGAAAACATATCTCTATAAAGCGAAATTATAAACATCCATATCGGCATAGAACCTTCGTATAAAAAAATTGTAAACATAGTAATATGAAAAACTGTGTCAGCAAAAGGGTCGAGAACTTTTCCCAAATCGCTAACTAAATTAAGTTTTCTAGCAATCATTCCGTCCAAAGCGTCAGTAATTTCAAGGATAATTAAAAATATTAATCCTAAAATTGCCGTTATAATAGAATTGTAAAAATAAAGAAATATAACAAGCGGAGATAAAATAATTCTGCTAACGCTTAATATATTAGGTATTTGATTTTTCATAATTATTTGCCTAATTTTATATTTATTTAATGTTTAATATTTATAAATCTATTTTAATTAATATTAATAATATTATAACAAAATATTTTTATTTGTCAAAATATAAAATAATAATTTAAATATATAAATTAAAAATTAATTATTAAATAAGGTAAAATTTGACTTTCATATTATTAAAATTAATAAAAAATCCTTGACTTTATGCCTTTTTATAGTTAAAATATAGAAAATGTAAAAATATAAAATAATAAAAATCAATGAACGATAATAACGATAAAATAAGAATCATACCTCTTGGCGGAGTTCAAGAAATAGGTATGAATATGACTGTCATCGAATATGGAAACGAATTAATTATAATAGACTGCGGTTTTATGTTTCCACGATATCATATGCTTGGTATAGATTATGTTATACCCGACACTTCTTATTTGAAAGATAAAAATATAATAGGATTAATATTAACGCATGGACATGAAGACCATATCGGAGCGATTCCGCATTTTTTAAGAAATTTTCCAAATATAAAAATTTACGGAACGAGATTAACAGCCGCATTTTTAAAAGCAAAATTATCGGATTATAAAAACGAATATAAAGACATTGAAATATACGAATTAGAACCGAGAAATAAAATAAAATTAGGAATAAATTTTGAAATAGAATTTATTAGAGTAAATCATAGTATTCCTGACGGAGTTGGAGTCGCCATAAAAACTCCTTTGGGAATAATAATACATACGGGAGATTTCAAAATAGACTTAAATCCTACAACCGATAGATTTATCGACCTTTATAAATTTGCCGAATATGGAGAGAAAGGAGTTTTATTACTTTTAGCCGATTCTACAAATTGCCAAAGAGAAGGTTTTTCAATAAGCGAAAGCGTTGTTCAAAGCACGATAATTCCTCTATTTGCATATAAAGACGGAATGATAATAGCGGCGGTTTTTGCAAGCAGTATTGAGAGAATACAAGATTTGGTGACAGCGGCGAAAGTCAATAATAAATATATAACTTTTTCGGGAAGAAGTTTGATTAAATATACAAAAATAGCGGAAGAAATGGGATATTTAAATCTATACGATATAGTTATTCCGATTGATAAAATAAACAGATATCCAAGAGAAAAAATAGTTTGTCTTACTACAGGAACGCAAGGAGAACCTTATTCTTCATTATCTTTAATAGCCGCTGGTTCGCATAGACATATTAAAATTGAAGACGGAGATATGGTAATTTTTTCTTCAAGCATTATTCCTGGAAACGAAATGGTTGTTACAAGAAT
Protein-coding regions in this window:
- the pgsA gene encoding CDP-diacylglycerol--glycerol-3-phosphate 3-phosphatidyltransferase; amino-acid sequence: MKNQIPNILSVSRIILSPLVIFLYFYNSIITAILGLIFLIILEITDALDGMIARKLNLVSDLGKVLDPFADTVFHITMFTIFLYEGSMPIWMFIISLYRDMFSMFIRILGGLRGFAVAAKFSGKLKTASRAAAVIIIFLIKVLKFTSIDFLPFDTITYYSLLIVTIITIYSFFDYLPLIIGKK
- a CDS encoding ribonuclease J, with product MNDNNDKIRIIPLGGVQEIGMNMTVIEYGNELIIIDCGFMFPRYHMLGIDYVIPDTSYLKDKNIIGLILTHGHEDHIGAIPHFLRNFPNIKIYGTRLTAAFLKAKLSDYKNEYKDIEIYELEPRNKIKLGINFEIEFIRVNHSIPDGVGVAIKTPLGIIIHTGDFKIDLNPTTDRFIDLYKFAEYGEKGVLLLLADSTNCQREGFSISESVVQSTIIPLFAYKDGMIIAAVFASSIERIQDLVTAAKVNNKYITFSGRSLIKYTKIAEEMGYLNLYDIVIPIDKINRYPREKIVCLTTGTQGEPYSSLSLIAAGSHRHIKIEDGDMVIFSSSIIPGNEMVVTRMINNLFDLGAKMVGEDKKLLHVSGHASSEDLKLMYRLVKPKYFIPIHGEKRHLISHINLVENLNGLNTKGFLLYNGNVLEIDKNLDAKLSEPIEIRNIYVDGKGVGDLEESIFHDREQLSLNGVVAANVIIKKNINGNYDIKIDTESKGFIYKSGDNESLLLKTEELKKEGINSAMESVKKLLSKNKKTPSTIKYEVREALRRKYMQIIGREPVIFVSLYIDDIIEENKEQLK